Proteins encoded by one window of Arabidopsis thaliana chromosome 2, partial sequence:
- the UGT71C2 gene encoding UDP-glucosyl transferase 71C2 (UDP-glucosyl transferase 71C2 (UGT71C2); FUNCTIONS IN: quercetin 3-O-glucosyltransferase activity, quercetin 3'-O-glucosyltransferase activity, UDP-glycosyltransferase activity, quercetin 7-O-glucosyltransferase activity, transferase activity, transferring glycosyl groups; INVOLVED IN: metabolic process; LOCATED IN: cellular_component unknown; EXPRESSED IN: hypocotyl, root; CONTAINS InterPro DOMAIN/s: UDP-glucuronosyl/UDP-glucosyltransferase (InterPro:IPR002213); BEST Arabidopsis thaliana protein match is: UDP-glucosyl transferase 71C1 (TAIR:AT2G29750.1); Has 7391 Blast hits to 7346 proteins in 369 species: Archae - 0; Bacteria - 193; Metazoa - 2136; Fungi - 25; Plants - 4947; Viruses - 29; Other Eukaryotes - 61 (source: NCBI BLink).), which translates to MAKQQEAELIFIPFPIPGHILATIELAKRLISHQPSRIHTITILHWSLPFLPQSDTIAFLKSLIETESRIRLITLPDVQNPPPMELFVKASESYILEYVKKMVPLVRNALSTLLSSRDESDSVHVAGLVLDFFCVPLIDVGNEFNLPSYIFLTCSASFLGMMKYLLERNRETKPELNRSSDEETISVPGFVNSVPVKVLPPGLFTTESYEAWVEMAERFPEAKGILVNSFESLERNAFDYFDRRPDNYPPVYPIGPILCSNDRPNLDLSERDRILKWLDDQPESSVVFLCFGSLKSLAASQIKEIAQALELVGIRFLWSIRTDPKEYASPNEILPDGFMNRVMGLGLVCGWAPQVEILAHKAIGGFVSHCGWNSILESLRFGVPIATWPMYAEQQLNAFTIVKELGLALEMRLDYVSEYGEIVKADEIAGAVRSLMDGEDVPRRKLKEIAEAGKEAVMDGGSSFVAVKRFIDGL; encoded by the coding sequence ATGGCGAAGCAGCAAGAAGCAGAGCTCATCTTCATCCCATTTCCAATCCCCGGACACATTCTCGCCACAATCGAACTCGCGAAACGTCTCATCAGTCACCAACCTAGTCGGATCCACACCATCACCATCCTCCATTGGAGCTTACCTTTTCTTCCTCAATCTGACACTATCGCCTTCCTCAAATCCCTAATCGAAACAGAGTCTCGTATCCGTCTCATTACCTTACCCGATGTCCAAAACCCTCCACCAATGGAGCTATTTGTGAAAGCTTCCGAATCTTACATTCTTGAATACGTCAAGAAAATGGTTCCTTTGGTCAGAAACGCTCTCTCCACTCTCTTGTCTTCTCGTGATGAATCGGATTCAGTTCATGTCGCCGGATtagttcttgatttcttctgtGTCCCTTTGATCGATGTCGGAAACGAGTTTAATCTCCCTTCTTACATCTTCTTGACGTGTAGCGCAAGTTTCTTGGGTATGATGAAGTATCTTCTGGAGAGAAACCGCGAAACCAAACCGGAACTTAACCGGAGCTCTGACGAGGAAACAATATCAGTTCCTGGTTTTGTTAACTCCGTTCCGGTTAAAGTTTTGCCACCGGGTTTGTTCACGACTGAGTCTTACGAAGCTTGGGTCGAAATGGCGGAAAGGTTCCCTGAAGCCAAGGGTATTTTGGTCAATTCATTTGAATCTCTAGAACGTAACGCTTTTGATTATTTCGATCGTCGTCCGGATAATTACCCACCCGTTTACCCAATCGGGCCAATTCTATGCTCCAACGATCGTCCGAATTTGGATTTATCGGAACGAGACCGGATCTTGAAATGGCTCGATGACCAACCCGAGTCATCTGTTGTGTTTCTCTGCTTCGGGAGCTTGAAGAGTCTCGCTGCGTCTCAGATTAAAGAGATCGCTCAAGCCTTAGAGCTCGTCGGAATCAGATTCCTCTGGTCGATTCGAACGGACCCGAAGGAGTACGCGAGCCCGAACGAGATTTTACCGGACGGGTTTATGAACCGAGTCATGGGTTTGGGCCTTGTTTGTGGTTGGGCTCCTCAAGTTGAAATTCTGGCCCATAAAGCAATTGGAGGGTTCGTGTCACACTGCGGTTGGAACTCGATATTGGAGAGTTTGCGTTTCGGAGTTCCAATTGCCACGTGGCCAATGTACGCGGAACAACAACTAAACGCGTTCACGATTGTGAAGGAGCTTGGTTTGGCGTTGGAGATGCGGTTGGATTACGTGTCGGAATATGGAGAAATCGTGAAAGCTGATGAAATCGCAGGAGCCGTACGATCTTTGATGGACGGTGAGGATGTGCCGAGGAGGAAACTGAAGGAGATTGCGGAGGCGGGAAAAGAGGCTGTGATGGACGGTGGATCTTCGTTTGTTGCGGTTAAAAGATTCATAGATGGGCTTTGA
- a CDS encoding UDP-Glycosyltransferase superfamily protein (UDP-Glycosyltransferase superfamily protein; FUNCTIONS IN: UDP-glycosyltransferase activity, transferase activity, transferring glycosyl groups; INVOLVED IN: metabolic process; LOCATED IN: cellular_component unknown; CONTAINS InterPro DOMAIN/s: UDP-glucuronosyl/UDP-glucosyltransferase (InterPro:IPR002213); BEST Arabidopsis thaliana protein match is: UDP-glucosyl transferase 71D1 (TAIR:AT2G29730.1); Has 7521 Blast hits to 7477 proteins in 363 species: Archae - 0; Bacteria - 225; Metazoa - 2312; Fungi - 23; Plants - 4868; Viruses - 30; Other Eukaryotes - 63 (source: NCBI BLink).), with translation MRNAELIFIPTPTVGHLVPFLEFARRLIEQDDRIRITFLLMKQQGQSHLDSYVKTISSSLPFVRFIDVPELEEKPTLGTQSVEAYVYDFIETNVPLVQNIIMGILSSPAFDGVTVKGFVADFFCLPMIDVAKDASLPFYVFLTSNSGFLAMMQYLAYGHKKDTSVFARNSEEMLSIPGFVNPVPAKVLPSALFIEDGYDADVKLAILFTKANGILVNTSFDIEPTSLNHFLGEENYPSVYAVGPIFNPKAHPHPDQDLACCDESMKWLDAQPEASVVFLCFGSMGSLRGPLVKEIAHGLELCQYRFLWSLRTEEVTNDDLLPEGFMDRVSGRGMICGWSPQVEILAHKAVGGFVSHCGWNSIVESLWFGVPIVTWPMYAEQQLNAFLMVKELKLAVELKLDYSVHSGEIVSANEIETAISCVMNKDNNVVRKRVMDISQMIQRATKNGGSSFAAIEKFIHDVIGTRT, from the coding sequence ATGAGGAATGCAGAGCTCATCTTCATCCCAACACCAACTGTTGGTCATCTTGTTCCGTTTCTTGAATTTGCTAGGCGTCTCATTGAGCAGGATGATAGAATCCGTATCACCTTCCTCTTGATGAAGCAACAAGGTCAGTCTCATCTGGATTCCTATGTTAAGACAATTTCCTCGTCTCTGCCGTTTGTTAGATTTATTGATGTCCCTGAGTTAGAGGAGAAACCAACACTTGGTACACAGTCTGTGGAAGCCTATGTGTACGATTTTATTGAAACAAATGTCCCTCTTGTGCAAAATATAATCATGGGTATCCTATCTTCTCCTGCATTTGATGGAGTTACGGTCAAGGGATTCGTTGCTGATTTTTTCTGTCTCCCGATGATTGATGTTGCAAAAGATGCAAGTCTTCCTTTTTATGTGTTCTTGACTTCAAATTCCGGATTCCTAGCTATGATGCAGTATCTGGCATATGGACATAAGAAAGATACCTCAGTTTTTGCAAGAAACTCTGAAGAAATGTTGTCAATTCCTGGATTTGTAAACCCTGTCCCAGCCAAAGTACTGCCGTCAGCTCTGTTTATTGAGGATGGTTATGATGCTGACGTTAAACTGGCTATATTGTTTACAAAGGCTAATGGAATCCTAGTGAATACCTCCTTTGATATTGAGCCTACCTCTCTGAATCATTTTCTTGGAGAAGAGAATTACCCTTCTGTTTATGCTGTTGGCCCCATATTTAACCCGAAGGCCCATCCTCATCCAGATCAAGACCTCGCCTGTTGTGACGAGTCGATGAAATGGCTTGATGCTCAACCCGAGGCATCAGTTGTATTCCTTTGTTTTGGGAGTATGGGTAGCTTAAGAGGTCCTCTAGTGAAGGAAATAGCACATGGACTTGAGCTATGTCAGTATAGATTCCTCTGGTCACTCCGCACAGAAGAAGTGACAAATGATGATCTTTTGCCAGAGGGATTCATGGACCGTGTCAGTGGACGGGGAATGATATGCGGTTGGTCTCCTCAGGTGGAAATACTGGCCCATAAAGCAGTGGgaggttttgtttctcattgtGGATGGAACTCAATAGTAGAGAGTTTATGGTTTGGTGTGCCAATTGTGACATGGCCAATGTATGCAGAGCAACAGCTCAATGCGTTTCTGATGGTGAAGGAACTGAAGCTCGCAGTGGAGCTGAAACTCGATTATAGTGTACATAGTGGTGAGATTGTAAGTGCAAACGAGATAGAGACAGCGATTTCTTGTGTAATGAACAAGGATAATAATGTTGTGAGGAAACGAGTGATGGATATCTCGCAGATGATCCAGAGAGCTACGAAGAATGGTGGATCTTCGTTTGCCGCAATTGAGAAATTCATACATGACGTGATAGGAACCAGGACTTAG
- a CDS encoding major pollen allergen Ole e-like protein, whose product MANMSPFLMFIGILLSSIMINHLPVANSKQWCVSMPTATYEQLEDNLGFACANGVDCRPILPSGACFKPNTTISHASYLMNSYYAQHGRTNNSCFFFFPNSAMLTSEDPSYNLCIYK is encoded by the coding sequence ATGGCAAACATGTCGCCGTTTTTGATGTTCATCGGAATCCTCCTATCATCCATAATGATCAACCACCTTCCCGTAGCAAACTCAAAACAATGGTGTGTATCAATGCCGACAGCGACGTATGAGCAGCTAGAAGATAATCTCGGGTTTGCGTGCGCTAATGGAGTTGATTGTAGACCAATCCTACCAAGTGGAGCATGTTTTAAGCCCAATACTACAATAAGCCATGCTTCATACTTGATGAATTCTTATTACGCACAACATGGCCGAACCAACAATtcatgctttttctttttcccaaaTAGTGCCATGCTCACTTCCGAAGATCCTAGTTACAATCTGTGTATCTATAAATAG
- the CTF2B gene encoding FAD/NAD(P)-binding oxidoreductase family protein (CTF2B; FUNCTIONS IN: monooxygenase activity; INVOLVED IN: oxidation reduction; LOCATED IN: mitochondrion; EXPRESSED IN: pollen tube; CONTAINS InterPro DOMAIN/s: Monooxygenase, FAD-binding (InterPro:IPR002938); BEST Arabidopsis thaliana protein match is: FAD/NAD(P)-binding oxidoreductase family protein (TAIR:AT2G35660.1); Has 10342 Blast hits to 10313 proteins in 1526 species: Archae - 25; Bacteria - 6467; Metazoa - 115; Fungi - 1794; Plants - 596; Viruses - 0; Other Eukaryotes - 1345 (source: NCBI BLink).) produces the protein MSLVRPIYPFLARSKRWFPVRTGLKSVCLTTTRAETSGVDREEKVVIVGGGIGGLATAVALHRLGIRSVVLEQAESLRTGGASLTLSKNGWRVLDAISIGPQLRKQFLEMQGVVLKKEDGRELRSFKFKDNDQSQEVRGVERRVLLETLASQLPPQTIRFSSKLESIQSNANGDTLLQLKDGTRFLANIVIGCDGIRSKVATWMGFSEPKYVGYCAFRGLGFFPNGQPFQQKVNYIFGRGLRAGYVPVSATKVYWFITFNSPSLGPQMMDPAILRKEAKELVSTWPEDLQNLIDLTPDEAISRTPLADRWLWPGIAPSASKGRVVLVGDAWHPMTPNLGQGACCALEDSVLLANKLASAINGGTESVEGAMESYRSERWSQVFRLTVLANLVGKLLQSDNPLVCSVRDNIVSAMGKSSRTNDGTHKL, from the exons ATGTCTCTTGTGCGTCCGATCTATCCTTTCTTGGCCAGAAGCAAGAGATGGTTTCCGGTTCGAACCGGATTAAAATCGGTTTGCTTAACAACGACCAGAGCCGAAACAAGCGGTGTTGACAGAGAGGAGAAAGTAGTGATTGTTGGGGGCGGGATTGGCGGACTTGCCACTGCCGTTGCTCTTCACCG GCTTGGAATCCGGTCGGTGGTGTTGGAGCAGGCAGAGTCGCTTCGGACAGGAGGAGCATCGCTGACGCTATCCAAGAATGGGTGGCGTGTTCTTGACGCCATCTCCATCGGACCTCAACTCCGAAAGCAGTTTCTTGAAATGCAAGG GGTGGtattgaagaaggaagatggAAGAGAGCTTCgttctttcaaatttaaagACAATGATCAAAG CCAAGAAGTTCGGGGGGTGGAGAGGCGAGTACTCTTGGAAACACTTGCAAGCCAGCTTCCTCCACAGACCATTCGGTTTTCTTCAAAACTGGAAAGTATACAAAGCAATGCCAATGGTGACactctccttcaacttaaaGATGGAACTCGGTTTCTTGCAAAT ATTGTTATAGGTTGTGATGGTATCCGGTCTAAGGTTGCAACTTGGATGGGGTTCAGTGAGCCGAAATATGTTGGTTATTGCGCTTTCCGTGGCCTTGGGTTCTTTCCAAATGGACAGCCATTTCAGCAAAAGGTGAACTACATATTCGGTAGAGGGCTTCGAGCTGGATATGTACCTGTATCTGCAACAAAAGTCTACTGGTTCATCACTTTCAACAGCCCTTCTCTAG GGCCTCAAATGATGGATCCAGCTATCCTAAGAAAAGAAGCCAAGGAACTGGTTAGTACCTGGCCAGAAGATCTGCAAAACCTCATTGATCTAACACCTGATGAAGCAATCAGTAGAACTCCTCTTGCGGACCGGTGGCTTTGGCCTGGCATTGCTCCTTCAGCATCAAAAGGTAGGGTTGTTCTTGTTGGAGATGCTTGGCACCCAATGACTCCAAATCTTGGACAAGGTGCTTGCTGTGCCTTGGAAGATTCAGTTCTTCTGGCAAATAAACTTGCCAGTGCAATAAATGGAGGGACCGAATCAGTTGAAGGGGCGATGGAATCATATAGGAGTGAGAGATGGTCTCAGGTATTCCGGTTGACAGTACTTGCAAACCTAGTCGGAAAACTTCTGCAATCAGACAATCCTCTTGTGTGTTCCGTTAGAGACAATATTGTCAGTGCAATGGGAAAATCCTCTCGGACCAACGATGGAACACACAAACTTTGA
- the UGT71D1 gene encoding UDP-glucosyl transferase 71D1 (UDP-glucosyl transferase 71D1 (UGT71D1); FUNCTIONS IN: quercetin 3-O-glucosyltransferase activity, UDP-glycosyltransferase activity, transferase activity, transferring glycosyl groups; INVOLVED IN: metabolic process; LOCATED IN: cellular_component unknown; CONTAINS InterPro DOMAIN/s: UDP-glucuronosyl/UDP-glucosyltransferase (InterPro:IPR002213); BEST Arabidopsis thaliana protein match is: UDP-Glycosyltransferase superfamily protein (TAIR:AT2G29710.1); Has 7713 Blast hits to 7666 proteins in 413 species: Archae - 0; Bacteria - 339; Metazoa - 2353; Fungi - 25; Plants - 4863; Viruses - 68; Other Eukaryotes - 65 (source: NCBI BLink).) has translation MRNVELIFIPTPTVGHLVPFLEFARRLIEQDDRIRITILLMKLQGQSHLDTYVKSIASSQPFVRFIDVPELEEKPTLGSTQSVEAYVYDVIERNIPLVRNIVMDILTSLALDGVKVKGLVVDFFCLPMIDVAKDISLPFYVFLTTNSGFLAMMQYLADRHSRDTSVFVRNSEEMLSIPGFVNPVPANVLPSALFVEDGYDAYVKLAILFTKANGILVNSSFDIEPYSVNHFLQEQNYPSVYAVGPIFDLKAQPHPEQDLTRRDELMKWLDDQPEASVVFLCFGSMARLRGSLVKEIAHGLELCQYRFLWSLRKEEVTKDDLPEGFLDRVDGRGMICGWSPQVEILAHKAVGGFVSHCGWNSIVESLWFGVPIVTWPMYAEQQLNAFLMVKELKLAVELKLDYRVHSDEIVNANEIETAIRYVMDTDNNVVRKRVMDISQMIQRATKNGGSSFAAIEKFIYDVIGIKP, from the coding sequence ATGCGGAATGTAGAGCTCATCTTCATCCCCACACCAACCGTTGGTCATCTTGTTCCGTTTCTTGAATTTGCTAGGCGTCTCATTGAGCAAGATGATAGGATCCGTATCACAATCCTCTTGATGAAACTACAAGGTCAGTCTCATCTAGACACTTATGTTAAATCAATTGCCTCCTCTCAACCGTTTGTTAGATTCATTGATGTCCCTGAGTTAGAGGAGAAACCTACACTTGGTAGTACACAATCTGTGGAAGcttatgtgtatgatgttaTTGAGAGAAATATCCCTCTTGTGAGGAATATAGTCATGGATATTTTAACTTCTCTTGCATTGGATGGAGTTAAGGTCAAGGGATTAGTTGTTGACTTTTTCTGTCTCCCTATGATTGACGTTGCTAAAGATATAAGTCTCCCTTTCTATGTGTTCTTGACTACAAATTCCGGGTTCTTAGCTATGATGCAGTATCTAGCAGATCGACATAGTAGAGATACATCGGTTTTTGTAAGAAACTCGGAAGAAATGTTGTCGATACCTGGATTTGTAAACCCTGTCCCAGCCAATGTTCTGCCGTCAGCTCTGTTTGTTGAAGATGGTTATGATGCTTACGTTAAGCTGGCCATATTGTTTACAAAGGCCAATGGAATCCTAGTGAATAGCTCCTTTGATATTGAGCCTTACTCTGtgaatcattttcttcaagaacagAATTATCCTTCTGTTTATGCTGTTGGCCCCATATTTGACTTGAAAGCCCAGCCTCATCCAGAGCAGGACCTAACCCGTCGTGACGAGTTGATGAAATGGCTTGATGATCAACCCGAGGCATCGGTTGTATTCCTTTGTTTTGGGAGTATGGCAAGGTTAAGAGGTTCTCTAGTGAAGGAAATAGCTCATGGACTTGAGCTATGTCAATATAGATTCCTCTGGTCACTCCGTAAAGAAGAGGTGACAAAGGATGATTTGCCAGAGGGGTTCCTTGACCGTGTCGATGGACGTGGAATGATATGTGGTTGGTCTCCTCAGGTAGAAATACTGGCCCATAAGGCAGTGGGAGGCTTTGTTTCTCACTGTGGATGGAACTCAATAGTAGAGAGTTTGTGGTTTGGCGTGCCAATTGTGACATGGCCAATGTATGCAGAGCAACAACTCAATGCGTTTCTGATGGTGAAGGAACTGAAGCTAGCTGTGGAGCTGAAGCTTGATTACAGGGTACATAGTGATGAGATAGTAAACGCAAACGAGATAGAGACCGCTATTCGTTATGTAATGGACACGGATAATAATGTTGTGAGGAAACGAGTGATGGATATCTCGCAGATGATCCAGAGAGCTACGAAGAATGGTGGATCTTCGTTTGCCGCAATTGAGAAATTCATATATGACGTGATAGGAATTAAGCCCTAG